One Nicotiana sylvestris chromosome 12, ASM39365v2, whole genome shotgun sequence genomic window carries:
- the LOC104233377 gene encoding nucleolin 2-like isoform X1, translated as MADDAGSGSGSGSSSTDQAQNQRTAQKNKSKHTPFSKVWSDEDEVSLLTGIIKFRKEKGLDIQTNMFAFYNYVIDSLMLRATLTQLREKVRALRKKHEKNVSRKKGPKTPHEVELFQLSQKIWMVNVKESEHQKEFVGGKSEIPNTSEPRQPVKQNLLENWMSQQHIPEIEQPKQEIIPKIGLGSQNLLTLLKRIAEDVELVANAMSRSQRQVDGERSDLYFQSTDLLVKFGRLVKEIKAKPEMRHSSELLEQEILKAYLEAKIEHTQLVSNAYNAFIQVDVVVAAPTKPMKKGKREAENEIEKLGSTKKQKKHLAVAQAAEKKKSDAKAQKKKKKKKQETSSCDDSSQPEDEKKLTEAAAPPKKVTPAKNENLASSSDDSDSSGEDEAPSKKAVATSSKNGLAAKNNDDPSDDSNSEAKKPPANGSAAASKKDESSDESSSEDDSSSSEADEAPAAASKKEESSDDDDDDDEPPSKVVSQSTKAAQAVKKNSDSSEETDYDEDDSDSDKGKAAAVCKKKVPSSADGDDESKDDTSEESDEEEPQKKKIKPSSTPTVSNTRKESSSEEDVPAAKICPADGSAAASKKDESSDESSSEDDSSAEEEDAVNKAPAAAPKKGSAAASKKEESSDESSSDDDPSSTPAVSKKESSSEESSEEDESSEEEEDEKPSRTPKKQKTPITPKAQTPGSKTLFVGNLPNLVEDGSFEGSC; from the exons ATGGCGGATGATGCAGGTTCCGGTTCCGGTTCCGGTTCCAGCTCTACGGACCAAGCACAAAATCAGCGAACAGCTCAAAAGAACAAGTCTAAACATACTCCTTTTTCAAAAGTGTGGAGCGATGAAGACGAAGTCTCCCTACTTACAGGTATTATCAAGTTCCGTAAAGAAAAAGGACTTGATATACAAACAAATATGTTTGCATTTTATAATTACGTTATAGATTCTCTTATGCTTCGAGCAACATTAACTCAGTTAAGAGAGAAAGTTAGAGCTTTGAGGAAAAAACATGAGAAAAATGTTAGCCGTAAAAAGGGTCCAAAAACTCCACATGAGGTGGAGTTGTTCCAATTGTCTCAAAAAATATGGATGGTTAATGTCAAAGAATCTGAACACCAAAAAGAGTTTGTAGGCGGGAAATCGGAAATCCCAAACACATCGGAACCCAGGCAGCCAGTAAAACAGAACTTACTGGAAAATTGGATGTCTCAGCAACACATTCCAGAAATTGAACAGCCAAAACAGGAAATAATACCGAAAATTGGGCTGGGTTCGCAGAATCTGCTAACATTGCTAAAGCGTATAGCAGAAGATGTAGAACTTGTAGCAAATGCTATGTCACGTTCTCAAAGGCAAGTTGATGGAGAACGGTCGGATCTTTATTTCCAAAGCACAGATTTACTTGTGAAGTTTGGGAGATTGGTGAAGGAGATCAAAGCGAAACCAGAAATG AGACATTCTTCTGAACTACTTGAACAAGAGATATTAAAAGCCTACTTGGAAGCGAAGATAGAGCACACACAATTAGTTTCAAATGCCTATAATGCTTTCATTCAG GTTGATGTTGTTGTAGCTGCTCCGACCAAACCCATGAAGAAAG GGAAGAGAGAAGCTGAGAATGAAATTGAGAAGTTAGGGAGTACAAAGAAGCAAAAGAAACATTTGGCTGTAGCACAAGCTGCTGAGAAAAAGAAAAGCGATGCAAAGgctcagaagaagaagaagaagaagaaacaagaaaCCAGTTCCTGTGACGATAGCTCTCAGCCAGAAGACGAGAAGAAG CTTACTGAAGCAGCGGCACCTCCTAAGAAAGTGACTcctgccaaaaatgaaaatttagccAGCAGTTCAGATGACTCAGATTCTTCAGGCGAGGATGAA GCTCCTTCTAAGAAGGCTGTTGCAACTTCAAGTAAGAATGGTCTTGCTGCTAAGAATAATGATGATCCGAGTGATGATTCTAATTCTGAAGCCAAGAAACCTCCTGCTAATGGCTCTGCTGCAGCTTCTAAGAAAGACGAGTCAAGTGATGAGTCTAGTTCTGAGGATGATAGCAGCAGCTCCGAGGCGGACGAGGCGCCTGCTGCTGCCTCAAAAAAGGAAGAATctagtgatgatgatgatgatgatgat GAGCCTCCGTCTAAGGTAGTTTCTCAATCAACAAAAGCTGCTCAAGCCGTGAAAAAGAATAGTGACAGCTCTGAAGAAACCGACTATGATGAAGATGATTCtgattcggacaag GGAAAGGCTGCTGCTGTATGTAAAAAGAAG GTTCCTTCATctgcagacggtgatgatgagaGTAAGGATGATACTTCTGAAGAAAGTGATGAAGAAGAGCCTCAAAAGAAAAAGATCAAG CCCTCTAGCACTCCAACTGTCTCAAATACTCGAAAGGAGAGTAGTTCTGAGGAAGATGTTCCTGCAGCCAAGATATGTCCTGCTGATGGCTCAGCTGCAGCTTCGAAGAAAGACGAGTCAAGTGATGAGTCTAGTTCTGAGGATGATAGCAGCGCTGAGGAGGAGGATGCCGTTAATAAGGCACCTGCTGCTGCACCTAAAAAGGGTAGTGCCGCTGCCTCTAAAAAGGAAGAATCCAGCGACGAGTCTAGTTCAGATGATGAT CCCTCTAGCACTCCAGCTGTCTCAAAGAAGGAGAGTAGTTCTGAGGAATCTTCTGAGGAAGATGAGTcctctgaagaagaagaggatgaaaaaCCATCGAGAACTCCCAAGAAG CAAAAGACCCCTATTACTCCTAAAGCTCAAACTCCGGGATCAAAAACATTGTTTGTTGGAAATCTACCCAACTTGGTTGAGGATGGTTCTTTTGAGGGCTCATGTTGA
- the LOC104233377 gene encoding nucleolin 2-like isoform X2, which produces MADDAGSGSGSGSSSTDQAQNQRTAQKNKSKHTPFSKVWSDEDEVSLLTGIIKFRKEKGLDIQTNMFAFYNYVIDSLMLRATLTQLREKVRALRKKHEKNVSRKKGPKTPHEVELFQLSQKIWMVNVKESEHQKEFVGGKSEIPNTSEPRQPVKQNLLENWMSQQHIPEIEQPKQEIIPKIGLGSQNLLTLLKRIAEDVELVANAMSRSQRQVDGERSDLYFQSTDLLVKFGRLVKEIKAKPEMRHSSELLEQEILKAYLEAKIEHTQLVSNAYNAFIQVDVVVAAPTKPMKKGKREAENEIEKLGSTKKQKKHLAVAQAAEKKKSDAKAQKKKKKKKQETSSCDDSSQPEDEKKLTEAAAPPKKVTPAKNENLASSSDDSDSSGEDEAPSKKAVATSSKNGLAAKNNDDPSDDSNSEAKKPPANGSAAASKKDESSDESSSEDDSSSSEADEAPAAASKKEESSDDDDDDDPPSKVVSQSTKAAQAVKKNSDSSEETDYDEDDSDSDKGKAAAVCKKKVPSSADGDDESKDDTSEESDEEEPQKKKIKPSSTPTVSNTRKESSSEEDVPAAKICPADGSAAASKKDESSDESSSEDDSSAEEEDAVNKAPAAAPKKGSAAASKKEESSDESSSDDDPSSTPAVSKKESSSEESSEEDESSEEEEDEKPSRTPKKQKTPITPKAQTPGSKTLFVGNLPNLVEDGSFEGSC; this is translated from the exons ATGGCGGATGATGCAGGTTCCGGTTCCGGTTCCGGTTCCAGCTCTACGGACCAAGCACAAAATCAGCGAACAGCTCAAAAGAACAAGTCTAAACATACTCCTTTTTCAAAAGTGTGGAGCGATGAAGACGAAGTCTCCCTACTTACAGGTATTATCAAGTTCCGTAAAGAAAAAGGACTTGATATACAAACAAATATGTTTGCATTTTATAATTACGTTATAGATTCTCTTATGCTTCGAGCAACATTAACTCAGTTAAGAGAGAAAGTTAGAGCTTTGAGGAAAAAACATGAGAAAAATGTTAGCCGTAAAAAGGGTCCAAAAACTCCACATGAGGTGGAGTTGTTCCAATTGTCTCAAAAAATATGGATGGTTAATGTCAAAGAATCTGAACACCAAAAAGAGTTTGTAGGCGGGAAATCGGAAATCCCAAACACATCGGAACCCAGGCAGCCAGTAAAACAGAACTTACTGGAAAATTGGATGTCTCAGCAACACATTCCAGAAATTGAACAGCCAAAACAGGAAATAATACCGAAAATTGGGCTGGGTTCGCAGAATCTGCTAACATTGCTAAAGCGTATAGCAGAAGATGTAGAACTTGTAGCAAATGCTATGTCACGTTCTCAAAGGCAAGTTGATGGAGAACGGTCGGATCTTTATTTCCAAAGCACAGATTTACTTGTGAAGTTTGGGAGATTGGTGAAGGAGATCAAAGCGAAACCAGAAATG AGACATTCTTCTGAACTACTTGAACAAGAGATATTAAAAGCCTACTTGGAAGCGAAGATAGAGCACACACAATTAGTTTCAAATGCCTATAATGCTTTCATTCAG GTTGATGTTGTTGTAGCTGCTCCGACCAAACCCATGAAGAAAG GGAAGAGAGAAGCTGAGAATGAAATTGAGAAGTTAGGGAGTACAAAGAAGCAAAAGAAACATTTGGCTGTAGCACAAGCTGCTGAGAAAAAGAAAAGCGATGCAAAGgctcagaagaagaagaagaagaagaaacaagaaaCCAGTTCCTGTGACGATAGCTCTCAGCCAGAAGACGAGAAGAAG CTTACTGAAGCAGCGGCACCTCCTAAGAAAGTGACTcctgccaaaaatgaaaatttagccAGCAGTTCAGATGACTCAGATTCTTCAGGCGAGGATGAA GCTCCTTCTAAGAAGGCTGTTGCAACTTCAAGTAAGAATGGTCTTGCTGCTAAGAATAATGATGATCCGAGTGATGATTCTAATTCTGAAGCCAAGAAACCTCCTGCTAATGGCTCTGCTGCAGCTTCTAAGAAAGACGAGTCAAGTGATGAGTCTAGTTCTGAGGATGATAGCAGCAGCTCCGAGGCGGACGAGGCGCCTGCTGCTGCCTCAAAAAAGGAAGAATctagtgatgatgatgatgatgatgat CCTCCGTCTAAGGTAGTTTCTCAATCAACAAAAGCTGCTCAAGCCGTGAAAAAGAATAGTGACAGCTCTGAAGAAACCGACTATGATGAAGATGATTCtgattcggacaag GGAAAGGCTGCTGCTGTATGTAAAAAGAAG GTTCCTTCATctgcagacggtgatgatgagaGTAAGGATGATACTTCTGAAGAAAGTGATGAAGAAGAGCCTCAAAAGAAAAAGATCAAG CCCTCTAGCACTCCAACTGTCTCAAATACTCGAAAGGAGAGTAGTTCTGAGGAAGATGTTCCTGCAGCCAAGATATGTCCTGCTGATGGCTCAGCTGCAGCTTCGAAGAAAGACGAGTCAAGTGATGAGTCTAGTTCTGAGGATGATAGCAGCGCTGAGGAGGAGGATGCCGTTAATAAGGCACCTGCTGCTGCACCTAAAAAGGGTAGTGCCGCTGCCTCTAAAAAGGAAGAATCCAGCGACGAGTCTAGTTCAGATGATGAT CCCTCTAGCACTCCAGCTGTCTCAAAGAAGGAGAGTAGTTCTGAGGAATCTTCTGAGGAAGATGAGTcctctgaagaagaagaggatgaaaaaCCATCGAGAACTCCCAAGAAG CAAAAGACCCCTATTACTCCTAAAGCTCAAACTCCGGGATCAAAAACATTGTTTGTTGGAAATCTACCCAACTTGGTTGAGGATGGTTCTTTTGAGGGCTCATGTTGA